The window GCATCGCGGATACGATTGAAACCACACTTATCGTAGTTAATTTGGTTTTAATTGATAAAAAATGCTTTTGTCTATTAATCATATCAATCTATTTTGCTAGCCTAACTAGCCTAGAACTTAAGGTTAAATGAGCATGCTTCGCAGACTCAACATTGACGTTAAAAACCAATCGCCGATTCTCTGGAAACATATTAATCATGACACCTGACTTAACCAAATCAAAGTTATCGCTCACAGTCAGCACAGGCGACTCGCCAAGTTTGTTAAGGATATTTTGAATATCAATTGAATCAGTTTCGCCTAGATAAAGCACTTCACAGGCCTCTATATTAGAATAATTCAACAGATGAATTACTCTGATATGCCGTTTATTTGCTTCAGTACCGTCGAAGTCATTAATCGCCTCATCCATGCCGCCTTTTCCAATGACACAAAGGCGTAAGGAGTCATTCACAGTTTTAGGCCATTCAGTTAATAGAATAAAGTTATAAAGGAAAGCGGCTTTTAATTTGTATTCTGGCGCAGGATCAGCGCGGCAGCTTTGTACCCAAGGCAAACCAAACAGGATTGCAATAAAACATTTATAGATTGAAGGCTTTATTTTCATTTGAAGGCGTAATCAACTTGTAGCCAAAAATTACGGCCATCCATCCGCAGCGTATCCTGCACTAAACCAGCAGGAGCCACTGAAAAATATTGACGATCGAAAAGATTTTTAATACTAAAAGATGCACTAACGCCATTGATTGGATGCTCGGAGCTGAACGTTAGATTCGCTACGGTGTAGCCTGGCACCAACATCCTTTTTTCAGTGTAGCGCGAGCTGGTAGTTTGCACTTCAACACCAGTACGGACAGAATTTTGCAACAAGGGAAAAGTTAAATTTATTTTCCCAAGATTTTCTGGAGAGTTCACCATGCGCAATCCGTCTGAATCTGTCGAAAATTGCTTTGCATAGCTACCATGCAATCGCACGCCATTATCCCAAAGTCTATGCAGCTCAAGTTCTAAGCCATTAGCATGTCCACCACCTGAGTTAACATTCTGATTCAGCAAAGAAGGTGAAGGTAAAGGTATACTCGTAATAATGTCGCTTGTTTGATAATGGTAAAGTGATGCAATTGCCCGCATGTTTCTAGAAAACTGCTGTTGAACAGTTAACTCAGTTGATGTGACGAACTCAGGGCCTAGTGCTGGATTGATTGCTTGTGTGTCATCATGATAGAACTGTTCGTATGCAGAGGGTCGTCGGAATGCAGAGCTATATGACAATTTAACGGTCGTGGGATTAAATGGCGTGTAGATTAAAGCAGCGCGAGGACTAATGTTTGTGCCTATACCTGAGGTGTTTTCAACTCTACCACCAAGGTTAACCTTTAAGTTGTTAGTCACGCTCATTTCATCTTGAGCATAAAAACTTACTGTTTCTCTGCTGTAGTCTGACGAGCCGAAGTGGTTTTGAAAACTTATTTCAAAGTCATTACGATACTCCGCACCAAACACTAATTTGTGATCATCAAACCAGTCGCCAACAAACTTTACATCTCCACCAACCCATTGACCGCGGTTATGTTCATGTATAAAACCTAGTGTTGGGTCAGTTAATGCAGTTCGATCCAGATAGTAGCCGTAATACACATGGCTAGAAGCCTTTACGTGAGAGCCGATATTGTTATCTGATTTTAAGCTAACGAATCCATTGGTGTCCCAATCCCATGTCAATGCGTTAAAAACCGTACCATAAGCCCCTGTTGGATTAGCATGTCTTCGTGAAACATACCCTCCTTCAATGCTTACGCCTTCAAACTGTAATTTACCGAAAAGACGCGGGCTACGCTCAAAATCAAGGTTATTGGCTATACCGTAATTAGTTGATGGGTTATTGAACTCAGGATAGTAGTAGTCTTGTCCGTCACTATGTAGTGCAGAAGCTGACAGCAGAATATCTGCACCATTATCAAATCGTTTACCGTAGGTCACTCGGCCTTTTTTTCCGCCAAAACTAGCGAGCTCACCTGACACCTGAGTACCGTTAAAATCACGACCTTTTTTTGTAATGATATTAA is drawn from Methylotenera versatilis 301 and contains these coding sequences:
- a CDS encoding YfiR family protein, producing MKIKPSIYKCFIAILFGLPWVQSCRADPAPEYKLKAAFLYNFILLTEWPKTVNDSLRLCVIGKGGMDEAINDFDGTEANKRHIRVIHLLNYSNIEACEVLYLGETDSIDIQNILNKLGESPVLTVSDNFDLVKSGVMINMFPENRRLVFNVNVESAKHAHLTLSSRLVRLAK
- a CDS encoding TonB-dependent receptor plug domain-containing protein codes for the protein MRYIVLLTTILLFVAGQAVGAEKSTDNQADLTHMELEQLLDVEYVSAAKIANQISDANTAISIVTADDIRAYGYRSVAEIVNSMRGLYTPYDGSIYYLGGRGFGRSGDYVGRILLMIDGYATNDNIYDEAYIGNDGLLDTELIERVEYVPGSGSAIYGNNAFFGIINIITKKGRDFNGTQVSGELASFGGKKGRVTYGKRFDNGADILLSASALHSDGQDYYYPEFNNPSTNYGIANNLDFERSPRLFGKLQFEGVSIEGGYVSRRHANPTGAYGTVFNALTWDWDTNGFVSLKSDNNIGSHVKASSHVYYGYYLDRTALTDPTLGFIHEHNRGQWVGGDVKFVGDWFDDHKLVFGAEYRNDFEISFQNHFGSSDYSRETVSFYAQDEMSVTNNLKVNLGGRVENTSGIGTNISPRAALIYTPFNPTTVKLSYSSAFRRPSAYEQFYHDDTQAINPALGPEFVTSTELTVQQQFSRNMRAIASLYHYQTSDIITSIPLPSPSLLNQNVNSGGGHANGLELELHRLWDNGVRLHGSYAKQFSTDSDGLRMVNSPENLGKINLTFPLLQNSVRTGVEVQTTSSRYTEKRMLVPGYTVANLTFSSEHPINGVSASFSIKNLFDRQYFSVAPAGLVQDTLRMDGRNFWLQVDYAFK